The sequence below is a genomic window from Variovorax paradoxus B4.
ACCAAGCCCTTCGAGCTGGCCGAGCTCGAGGCGCGGCTCGCGGCGCTGGTGCGGCGCAGCCGCGGCAAGCAGCACCCGCGGCTGCAGTGCGCCTCGCTCTCGTACGACAGCGAAAGCCGCGCCTTCACGCTGCGCGGAACGCTGTTGCCGCTCACGCCTCGCGAGCAGGCCGCGCTCACCGCGCTGCTGATGCGCAGCGGCGCGCCGGTCGGCAAGTCGCAGCTCTTCGCCAAGGTGTTCACCAACGACAGCACCGCCGGCCCCGATGCCATCGAGGTGGTGCTGCACCGGCTGCGCCGCAAGCTTGCGGACAGCGACGTGCGCATCGTCACCGTACGCGGGCTGGGCTACATGCTCGAGAGCATCGCCGATGGATCCTCGGGCGCCCGCGCCGCCGCCACGGCCTGAGCCGCAGCGCTTCGGCATCCGCGCGCGCCTGCTCGCGCTGCTGGTGCCGGGCATCGTCGCGCTGATGGCGCTCGACAGCTGGAGCGACTACCAGGCGCTCACCGATTCGCTCGTCGTCGCCTACGACCAGAGCCTGCTCGAACCCGTGCGGGCGCTGGCCAACGGCATCGTGGTCGCGAGCGACGGCAGCGTGAAGGTGCAGGAGCCGTTCTCGGTGCAGGCGATGTTCGAGTCCACGCACCTGCGCTACAAGTACCTGCACGTGGGCGTGCAGCGCATCGCCAGCGGCGAGCCGCTGGACACCAGCTCCCCCGAGACCACGCTGATGGGCGTGCCCGGCCTGCCCCGCCCCGCACAACGCCCGGCCGACGGCACGCCGGTGTTCTACGACGCGGTGTACGAGCAGCACCCGGTGCGCGTGGCCGCGCTGCGCCAGACGGTCTACGACAACACCGGCTCCGGCGCGGCCTGGAGCGTGCTCGTCCAGGCGGCCGAAGGCACCGGCCCGCGCCGCCAGGCACAGGCCGAATCGCTGAAGCAGGAGTTGCTGCGCGACGTGCGCATGATCCTGGTGATGGCCCTGCTGGTGTGGCTGGGCGTGGCCTGGACGCTGCGGCCGCTGGAGCGCCTGCGCCGCTCGCTGCGCGACCGCCCGCGCGACGACCTGAAGCCGCTCGACGCCGGCGGCGTGCCGCAGGAGGTGGTGCCGCTGGTGGAGGCGGTCAACCACCACATCGCGGACCACCGGCGCATGGTGGCGGAACATTCGCAGTTCCTGGCCGATGCCTCGCACCAGCTGCGCACGCCGTTGAGCATCCTCTCGATCCAGGCCGGCTACGCGGTGCGCGAGACCGATCCGGCGCGCATGCGCGAATCGCTGCACGCCATCGTCGCGCAGCTGGCGCGCACGCGCCGCCTCAGCGAGCAATTGCTCGCGCTGGCCCACGCCACGAACGAAGACGAGATCGCGGCGGCCGAACCCGAGGTGGTCGACCTGGGCGACGTTGCACGCGCCGTGGTGCTGCAATACCTGCCGCTCGCACGCGAGAACGAGCAGGACCTGGGCTGGGTCGATGCGCGCGGCGAACCGCAGCCCCAAGGCGAGATCCCGGCACTGCCTGTGCGGGCCAATGCTGCCGAGCTGCACGAGGTGCTCGCGAACCTCGTGCACAACGCCATCAAGTACACGCCGCGCGGCGGCAGCATCACGGTGACCGTGCGGCGCGAAGCCTCGCATGCGCTGGCCGAGGTGTGCGACAGCGGACCGGGCATCGACCCCGAGCGGCGCGACAGCGTGTTCGAGCGCTTCCACCGCGACCCGGCCGCCGGCAGCGCCGCCAGCCAGGGCGCGGGCCTGGGCCTCACCATTGCGCGCAGCTATGCGCGGCGCAACGGCGGCGAGATCGCGCTCGACAACGCCGACATGCCCGAGCGCCCGAACGGCGGCGGACTGCGCGCGATCCTGAAGCTGCCACTGGCGGTTTTACCAAGGGTTTCTGCGGGGTAGTGCGCTACGCAGTAACACGTATTTTGAGGGTGGGAAGGCCTTCCACGCCCTCACCGAAAGGCGATTGAAAGCCTCGATTCCTAGACTGCGCTCCTTCCAGATTCGAAGGAGACTCAATGCACCCGCACGGTGAAGATCCGGCCTCGCACGCGCTACGGCCCGCATCGAAATTCAAGAAGGACTACTACGGCGGCGCCTTGCTCGTGGTCGTCGGACTCGCGGCCGTCTATGCCGGTGTCGGCTACCGCGTGGGCGAGCTCGCGCACATGGGGCCGGGCTTCTTCCCGGTGGCGCTCGGCGGACTGCTCGCGCTGACCGGCCTGCTGATCGCCCTCTCCGCGCGCGGCGAGGAACCGGCGAG
It includes:
- a CDS encoding response regulator yields the protein MRILLVEDELDMASWLVRALTQSGFVADHAPDARTAEAFMAGTEYDAIVLDLRLPDKHGLSVLADMRNSDDRTPVLILTAQGALQDRVRGLNLGADDFLTKPFELAELEARLAALVRRSRGKQHPRLQCASLSYDSESRAFTLRGTLLPLTPREQAALTALLMRSGAPVGKSQLFAKVFTNDSTAGPDAIEVVLHRLRRKLADSDVRIVTVRGLGYMLESIADGSSGARAAATA
- a CDS encoding sensor histidine kinase; its protein translation is MDPRAPAPPPRPEPQRFGIRARLLALLVPGIVALMALDSWSDYQALTDSLVVAYDQSLLEPVRALANGIVVASDGSVKVQEPFSVQAMFESTHLRYKYLHVGVQRIASGEPLDTSSPETTLMGVPGLPRPAQRPADGTPVFYDAVYEQHPVRVAALRQTVYDNTGSGAAWSVLVQAAEGTGPRRQAQAESLKQELLRDVRMILVMALLVWLGVAWTLRPLERLRRSLRDRPRDDLKPLDAGGVPQEVVPLVEAVNHHIADHRRMVAEHSQFLADASHQLRTPLSILSIQAGYAVRETDPARMRESLHAIVAQLARTRRLSEQLLALAHATNEDEIAAAEPEVVDLGDVARAVVLQYLPLARENEQDLGWVDARGEPQPQGEIPALPVRANAAELHEVLANLVHNAIKYTPRGGSITVTVRREASHALAEVCDSGPGIDPERRDSVFERFHRDPAAGSAASQGAGLGLTIARSYARRNGGEIALDNADMPERPNGGGLRAILKLPLAVLPRVSAG